A window of Exiguobacterium sp. FSL W8-0210 genomic DNA:
ATTGGTGGTTTGACGATTGACTGTTATGATCATCATTACCTCATTACATTCGAAAATGAAGGCATCTATACATTCCGCCCACTGATTCTTGAAGCTCTTGAATCACTACTGAATTATAGAAGCATTTATGAAAAACGAGACTTCCTCGTCGATCTTCAACCGGTCAAAGGCGACGACTTTTTGAAGGGCGAACGAGGCGATTTTCCTGAAGTCGCACAAGAATATGGCGTGTTGTATGAATATGACTTGGATGCTGGTATGCGGACTGGTTTTGACATTGCCCAACGTGAACTTCGCCGAATCCTTCTCGATTCCGTCGAACGAAAGACCGTACTTAACCTCTTTTCCGATACAGGAACGTTAACGGTAGCTGTTCTTTATGGTGAAGCTGCTCGAACGACAAGCGTTGATTTCTCGACACGTAGTCGAAATAAGACAAAAGATAATCTAATGTTGAACAGTTTTACTCCCGAAAAACAGAAGATTTTAGTTCAGGATGCGTTCGACTACATCGAACAAGCGGATAAGAAGACTCGTTTTGACGTCGTCTTGTTCCATCCACCCGTACAAGTCAATACACGGACACGTCAGTTTCGGACGGAACAGGATCTCGCCCTTTGGATCCAAAAAGTCATTCATCTGACGAATCGTGGAGGACTGCTTGCGATTACGACAGATAGTCCTGCTCTTGATGCATCACAATTGAAAAAAGCTGTCGAGCAAGCATTCAACAAGTTGCGTCAAAAATTCGAAGTCGTGTGGGAGCAACCGGAGCAGAAAGATTTCCCGACTCCTCCTTCCATGCCACAACTCGCTCCAAAAAGCATTCTTGTTCGCCGTAAATGATCTGTTATCTAAAAAATCCGCTACCGAATTTTTCAGTAGCGGATTTTTTTATATTTTTAACAGGAAATGTAAAATGAATGGAGAATCATTTTTTAGGGGTTGGATATACACTCAC
This region includes:
- a CDS encoding class I SAM-dependent rRNA methyltransferase; amino-acid sequence: MSRELYPIVVKPKWIESIRSGYPALRKEMFEALHHVKEAGGLLHLMTEHKEYLATGYFGKQEKGVGWTLSMDEQEAIDVAFFKQLFEKALDKRNEFFEEYSEAFRIFNGAGDGIGGLTIDCYDHHYLITFENEGIYTFRPLILEALESLLNYRSIYEKRDFLVDLQPVKGDDFLKGERGDFPEVAQEYGVLYEYDLDAGMRTGFDIAQRELRRILLDSVERKTVLNLFSDTGTLTVAVLYGEAARTTSVDFSTRSRNKTKDNLMLNSFTPEKQKILVQDAFDYIEQADKKTRFDVVLFHPPVQVNTRTRQFRTEQDLALWIQKVIHLTNRGGLLAITTDSPALDASQLKKAVEQAFNKLRQKFEVVWEQPEQKDFPTPPSMPQLAPKSILVRRK